Part of the Dreissena polymorpha isolate Duluth1 chromosome 12, UMN_Dpol_1.0, whole genome shotgun sequence genome, ACACATACCTAAGCTAGGTGGTAGCAACAGATTCATTGGAAAGATGGCACCTATGAAAAAAGTTGTTGAAACACGATATTTAATCGAACTATCGTTCCCATCCACCTTTTTAAGGTTCACAGATTTTCGCATTTTTTCGAATGTCATTCAATACGATTGCTAAATAACTATTGTGTTTAAATAGTCGTTACTAATTTTAATAgtaaaaaagttaaacaaaagACAACATGTCGTCGCGGAAAATCGAACCCGTGATCTTTAAGAGAATGCGCTACCACTGCGCCACACAGACTTTCTGGGAAGGCCGCGAAAAATAGCAGCTAGACTCAACTTTACCTTTATCATCTGCGTAAGCGCCctacaatatattataaattcATGTCGGCATCCACGAATTGTTCTCTTTAATAATGTCCAAATACTTATCGACTGATTTAATAGATAATCTTTCAATTTAAAACAGTGTaaaaaatagttatgaaaaatattttctccatctttttaataaatacacaACGGACAGATGTTTTTACAAATGAACCAAGCGCTTACAAATCTTCCAGCCAatcagaaacaagaaatatctttacaaaagatatacggcgttaaTTGTGGTTGgagaaaggtaaagagttcaatgaatgagatcaaagatagcgatgTCTTTtcctgtgcagttcttagctgcatcaaacgcagtacgggatgttacgcggagttttcgtggCTTAtcttacattattacatattgctggtcacctatagatacaaaacagaaaaccaaaagaagaatggaagtgaaattaaaacattaagttaaccggccacacgcgaagtatccgtacatattttaaatattcaaacgcgcgttcttcgaaccaacctgttttagtggtttgcaggggcgtagataatggggggggcaggggggggggcggccgcccccccaatatttcggctagtcatcgttatataaataaatgtaaaatcccaaaaaaatcgccgccccaaaaccagtatttttgtaatcacgcgccgtcagtgcagaagccatgtgtcccctaggTAAAATAATGGGATGGTTGGAACCTCTTAATGTTGATGGCAACATTATTCAGAcactataatgtttatttaacttgCCTGGCAAAACAACCCTTCTTCGAAACTGCTTGAATCATAAACACACTGTCAGTGCTAATGTCTTCACTGTTTATCTCAGACTGCAGAACATTCCAGGAATTAGACAGTAATGACCATTAGTATCATGTCAACGGTCTCTGCAATCaaatacgcgtgaaaaacattcattagtttgaaaatatttttgttctctaagtacatcagttattatttgattagaaatcattgaaacaatatcatatatgtaattgtttaatgttcaaaatgagtattcctaatcagcctcgaaattttgcgtttcctaagcgtacattcgggaagaaaaagccagaacagcgttcattccaatcttgttggtttgattccttcacatggctccactacgatgaggtatgtatattagtattaaattttaatttgcgatcgTTCTTATCTTTTCTGAACCTAACGTTGTactaaatacaaacgaaatttagaaaaaaaggcacaacatacaaaaaatactcgtattgtaaaaaaaaatgttgcttaataatgtttcttattattatcattaatatttaacacaaaatttattacaatgttattcttttcagagccgggaccttgcgttctGCCACCTCTGCATGGCGGCCAAGAAGTTGGGCAAGATCGGCAACACGAAGGTGGACGGCAGCTTCATCATTGATGGCTTCTCCAAATGGAAAGCGGGTACCGAGAAGTTCCGGAAGCACGAAAAAAGCGAGTGCCACAAGGAGGCGGTCGAGCGACTGGTGACGCTTCCCGCCACGACGCGTGACGTGGGGGAGATGCTGTCAGCGGGGCACGCTAAGGAGAAGGCCGACAACCAGAAGCAGCTGCTGCAAATCCTACGCAGCATACGGTTCATCGCACGCCAGGGCATCGCGCTACGTGGGCACGACGACGATGAGGGGAACTTCATGCAGCTGCTACAACACCACGGGGAGACGGACAGCTCTATTCTCGCGTGGCTGGAACGGAAGCGGGACAAGTTCGTCGCCCCTGATATCCAGAATGAAATACTCCAGCTCATGGCACTGCGCATCCTCCGTAAAGTGGCCAGCGACATCAAGACAAACGAGTTCTACACAATCATGGCTGACGAGACAACAGACAAGTCCAACCGAGAACAAGTGGTGGTAGTCTTCAGACACGTGGACGAGGACTTAAATGTGCACGAGGACTTTGTTGGGTTTCACCAAGTAAATTCCATTGACGCCACTACACTGACGTCGGTCATAGAAGACACTCTTCTAAGAATGAACCTATCCTTGAGCCAGTGCAGAGGGCAGTGTTATGACGGGGCCAGCAACATGACCGGAGCGAAGCGTGGTGTGGCGACCAACATCTTAGCAAAGGAGGAGCGAGCTGTGTTCACGCACTGCTACGGACATGCACTCAATCTGGCCGTTGGGGACTGTGTACGTCAGTGCAAGCTCTTGCGCGACACCATGGATACAGTGCATGAAGTCTCCAAACTGATTAAGTATTCACCAAAGAGGGACAGTACCTTACAGACCCTGAAGGAGGAGATGAGCCCCGATACCCCTGGTTTCCGTGTACTGTGCCCCACGAGATGGACAGTGCGTGCAGCAAGCCTGTGTAGTGTCTTAGACAACTACACTGTGTTACAGACCTTGTGGGACACCTGCTACGAGCAGACCAAAGACTCGGAGATCCGTTCCAGGATAGTAGGCGTGCGGTCCCAGATGGAGAGCTTCGACCTCTTCTTTGGTGTCCATCTGGGTTACATCATCCTGCGACATACAGACAACTTGAGCCGCACCCTACAACAGAAGGACATGTCCGCATCAGAGGGTCAGGCAGTTGCTTCAATGACGGTGGAAACATTGACCAGCAAGCGCTCCGACGATGCCTTCGACAAGTTTTGGGTTGACGTCAACAGCCAGCTCGATGACGTCGACGTAGGAGAGCCAGTGGTTCCCAGGCGACGCAAGATGCCGAAACGCTATGACGTTGGAACCGGGGCCCACGAGTATCCAGCCACAGCACGTGATCGGTACCGCCAGGTCTACTTTGAAGCATTCGATTTGGTGATCGCGTGTATCAAGGACAGATTCGATCAGCCAGGCTACAAAACCTACAGATCCCTCCAAGACCTTCTGGTGTGCTGCGCCTGTGGTGGTGACTACGCCACTCATCTGCGGAGCGTGATGGACTTCTACAGGGACGACTTCAACGAGCAGGCGCTCACCA contains:
- the LOC127852736 gene encoding zinc finger MYM-type protein 1-like, yielding MLSAGHAKEKADNQKQLLQILRSIRFIARQGIALRGHDDDEGNFMQLLQHHGETDSSILAWLERKRDKFVAPDIQNEILQLMALRILRKVASDIKTNEFYTIMADETTDKSNREQVVVVFRHVDEDLNVHEDFVGFHQVNSIDATTLTSVIEDTLLRMNLSLSQCRGQCYDGASNMTGAKRGVATNILAKEERAVFTHCYGHALNLAVGDCVRQCKLLRDTMDTVHEVSKLIKYSPKRDSTLQTLKEEMSPDTPGFRVLCPTRWTVRAASLCSVLDNYTVLQTLWDTCYEQTKDSEIRSRIVGVRSQMESFDLFFGVHLGYIILRHTDNLSRTLQQKDMSASEGQAVASMTVETLTSKRSDDAFDKFWVDVNSQLDDVDVGEPVVPRRRKMPKRYDVGTGAHEYPATARDRYRQVYFEAFDLVIACIKDRFDQPGYKTYRSLQDLLVCCACGGDYATHLRSVMDFYRDDFNEQALTTQLETYQVAVRDKKVKTITDIVTFFRDLSPESRLFFSEVMRVLRHVLVTPATNATSERSFSGLRRLKTYLRTSMTQERLTHLMTLHVHRCATDAMDLLDVANEFVSVNESRLTIFGKFS